The genomic segment TGACACATAAGCCCCCTTTGGACAAATGGGAGCGGGAGAGAAAATTGAACAAAACTGGTTTGAACGATAACGAGATCATCGCGTTGGTGGACTGCAACAATTTCTATGTGTCCTGCGAGCGCGTATTTGACCCTTCCCTGGAGGGCAAGCCAGTGGCTGTGCTCTCCAATAACGACGGGTGTATCGTATCTCGATCCAACGAATTGAAGGCGCTAAAAGTCCCGATGGCAGCTCCCGGATTCAAATACGAAGCATTGATCCGCAAACACGGGGGCACGCTGCTTTCCTCAAACTATGCCCTCTATGGAGATATGTCCGCGCGGGTGATGGACGCTCTATCTCGTTTTTCGCCGGATCTGGAGATCTATTCGATCGACGAGGCGTTTTTGGGTTTGAACGGATTCCGCATTCGCGATCTGGAGGAATATGGCAAACAGATCCGGAAGATCGTGCAACAGTGGACCGGCATCCCCGTATCGGTAGGAATCGCCAAGACCAAGACTCTGGCAAAAGTGGCAAATCATTATGCCAAAAGAGTTAAAGGTTTCGGAGGAGTGCTCGTATTGTTAGATGAAGAACGCATTGAAAAAGCCCTGACCCAGCTACCAATCAGAGAAATTTGGGGGATCGGCAGGCAATATGAAAAGTTTCTCAATCAAAATGGCATCCAAAATGCCTGGCAGCTCCGCAACGCCCAGGATAAATTCGTGGATCATTATCTGACCAGCGTTGGGCATAAAACAGTGTTGGAATTGCAGGGATATTCCGCCATTGACATCGATGATGCGCCAACCACAAAGAAGAGTATCGTCTGCTCAAGGTCTTTCGGCAAACAGGTTTCCAACTGTGCGGAGCTGGCGGAAGCGGTTTCCACATATATCACCCGCGCTGCGGAAAAACTGCGGTTTCAACATTGCGTGGCGGGACACATGATGGTCTTTCTCAATACCAACCGTTTCAAAGAGGGTCCGCAATATAACAATTCCGCCCAGACGACGCTTTTTCCTCCTTCGGCATATACTCCGGATCTGATCAAACGCGGATTGGAGATGCTGGACGACGTCTTTCTGGAGGGCTTCGAATACAAAAAAGCGGGGGTGATGTTTGCCGATATCATCCCGGAAGAAGATGTTCCGCTCAATTTCATCGAGACGAATTATCTGGACGACCGGCGCAAACAACTGATGGACGTGATTGACCGTCTCAACCGCAGGCAGGGCAGAGACACGGTTTTCTATGCCGCCAACGGAATCCAAAAGGAATGGGAGATGAAACGTGCCAAGCTCTCCCCAGCTTATACAACGCGCTGGTCGGACATCCCCAAGGTGAAGTGATGCAGGTAATTATGAGCTACGAGCCCATCCGGTGGCTTTTTCAGGAATTTCTCAATGGGCATATCCGGCAAAACTGATTAGATTATCAAATAAAAAGGGAGTAGCAAATGACGCGCATCATACCCATTCTGCTTATGTTGACCGCATTTATAGCGAGCCTCGGCGCCCAGGATTATAGAATAGTCGCGACAAAATCCGGCAAGGATATCACCCTCACGGCTATGGCGAGAGAGCTGAAAAAATATGACGTGATCTTCTTTGGCGAATACCACGACCATGCAGTGCTGCATGGGATACAGCACACGCTCGTGCCCCTCTTATACAATCAGGACAAGCGTTTGATCCTTTCTTTCGAAATGTTTGAGCGGGACACCCAGGACTTCCTGGACGACTATCTCGCCGGCAATATCTCCGAAGAAGTATTTCTGAAAAACTCGCGTCCCTGGCCGAATTATAAGACGGACTATGCCCCCCTGATCGAATTTGCCAAGAAAAAAGGATTGACGGCGATTGCGGCAAACATTCCACGCCGGCTCGCGGGTATGGCGGTACGAAACGGAAAAGGCAAGCTGGGCGAGCTTCCCAACGAGGACAAAGTGCTGATGGCATTGCAGATATCCGCTTCCAACGGCAAGTACAAAGAGAACTTTATGAACACCATGACCGGCATGGGAGCCCATGGCGACGCGACGGATAAAGAGCTTTATGAACGGATGTTCTTTGCCCAATGCATGAAGGACGACACCATGGCGGAAAGCATTATCCAATATATGGAACGCCATCCCAAACACAGGATCATCCACATCAACGGGGATTTCCACTCGCGCGAATACCTTGGCACCGTGGAACGAGTCCTTTCCCGCAACCGCAAACTCAAGGTGGCTGTGATCAGTCCTCAATACAAAGGGGAAAAGATCCCTTATCAAGCAAACAAGATCGCGGATTACCTCATCGTCGTTTCGCCGAATCCATGACACTGAAGAGAGGAAAATCATGATCAGAAAAGCGGCACACGCCGGAAGTTTCTACCCCCGTTTCGCACAGCAGATCGAACGTCAGATCTCAGGCTGGATCCAAGGCGTGCAGCCTTCCAAGGGCTATGAAGATACCCTCGGGATCATCGTTCCCCACGCCGGTTATATCTATTCCGGGCAATGCGCGGCGCTGGCATATCAGGATATTTCACAGCACAATTTTGACAGCTTTATCATCCTCCACCCCTGCCATCAGGGAAATCACTTTGACTACAGCGTTTCTGCCTTTGAGGAATATGAAACACCCTTGGGCAATATCATGCTCGATCTGCAACTCTATGAAACGCTTTCCGGAGCCGCAAGGGACAAAAACCTCGAGCTGAGATTGCACGAAAGTGAGCATTCCATGGAGATCCAGCTTCCTTTGATCAAGCACTTCTTTCCCAACGCGCGCATCTGTCCGGTGATGTTCGGCAGGCAGACTCCTGAGGTGGCGCAACGCCTTGCCATGAGCATCTATGAAATCCTCAAGAACTCGCAAAGACGCATCGGCATCATCGTTTCCACCGATCTTTCCCATTATCACAACAGTGAAAAAGCGGCTAAACTGGATAAATTGATCACCAAATATATCATGAGTTTCGATCCGGACGCCCTCTGGCAAAGCGTTATCAGCGGACGTTGTGAAGCTTGCGGGATCGGCGGAATCATCACACTGCTCGATCTGGCAAAACGCTATGAAGATGCCAAATCCAAGCTGATCCAATATACGCATTCCGGCAAAAGTTCCGGAGATAACCTGCAAGTCGTGGGCTATTTGAGTGCCAAGATCTTTCGTTAGAGGGGTTATGCAACTGACTGACACACAAAAACATCAACTGCTCAGGCGGGCGCGGCAGGCTATCGTTTCACGCTTTGACCACTCCGAGCTTGAAATACTCCAAGATCTGCTATTCACCGAAAAACGCGGAGTTTTCGTTTCTCTGCACGCCTTTGGAAATCTGCGGGGCTGCATCGGATATATCAAAGGCTATGAATCAATCGGTGATAGCGTCCTCGAAATGGCACGTTCTGCTGCTTTTCGCGATCCGCGGTTTCCGGCTTTGACCTTAAACGAACTCGGAGATATCGAGATCGAGATCTCCATTCTCAGCGAAATGATCCCCATTGACGGTGCCGAAGAAGTAGTCATCGGAAGGGACGGACTCTATCTCCGACACCCACGCGGCAGCGGATTGCTGCTCCCTCAGGTGCCGGTGGAGTGCAAGTGGAACATTAGTGAATTCCTGCAACATATTTGCCTCAAGGCGGGCTTGCCAAACGGTGCATGGAAAGATAAGGGAGCGGCGCTTTTCCGTTTCACGGCTGAGGTTTTTCACGAGGATAAAGAGTTTTTTGATTGACAAATTAGCGGGTATTCAAACTTTGGTTTTTTGCGTTTTTTCATACGCGGGAATAGCTCAGTTGGTAGAGCGCAACCTTGCCAAGGTTGAGGTCGCGGGTCCGAGTCCCGTTTCCCGCTCCAGTTCTTTAGGCGACATAGCCAAGCGGTAAGGCAGAGGTCTGCAAAATCTCTATCCCCGGTTCAAATCCGGGTGTCGCCTCCATTATTTTTTCATCGTGCCGGAGTGGTGGAACAGGTAGACACAAGGGACTTAAAATCCCTCGGGTGCGAGCCCGTGCCGGTTCAAGTCCGGCCTCTGGTACCATGCGGGAATAGCTCAGTTGGTAGAGCGCAACCTTGCCAAGGTTGAGGTCGCGGGTTCGAGTCCCGTTTCCCGCTCCAAATATTCCCCCATCTTTTTCACTTTTCCTTTTTGCTGTTGACGAAATAGCGCCCTCCTCCGAGCTTGCACATAA from the Candidatus Cloacimonadaceae bacterium genome contains:
- a CDS encoding Y-family DNA polymerase, whose product is MNKTGLNDNEIIALVDCNNFYVSCERVFDPSLEGKPVAVLSNNDGCIVSRSNELKALKVPMAAPGFKYEALIRKHGGTLLSSNYALYGDMSARVMDALSRFSPDLEIYSIDEAFLGLNGFRIRDLEEYGKQIRKIVQQWTGIPVSVGIAKTKTLAKVANHYAKRVKGFGGVLVLLDEERIEKALTQLPIREIWGIGRQYEKFLNQNGIQNAWQLRNAQDKFVDHYLTSVGHKTVLELQGYSAIDIDDAPTTKKSIVCSRSFGKQVSNCAELAEAVSTYITRAAEKLRFQHCVAGHMMVFLNTNRFKEGPQYNNSAQTTLFPPSAYTPDLIKRGLEMLDDVFLEGFEYKKAGVMFADIIPEEDVPLNFIETNYLDDRRKQLMDVIDRLNRRQGRDTVFYAANGIQKEWEMKRAKLSPAYTTRWSDIPKVK
- a CDS encoding ChaN family lipoprotein yields the protein MTRIIPILLMLTAFIASLGAQDYRIVATKSGKDITLTAMARELKKYDVIFFGEYHDHAVLHGIQHTLVPLLYNQDKRLILSFEMFERDTQDFLDDYLAGNISEEVFLKNSRPWPNYKTDYAPLIEFAKKKGLTAIAANIPRRLAGMAVRNGKGKLGELPNEDKVLMALQISASNGKYKENFMNTMTGMGAHGDATDKELYERMFFAQCMKDDTMAESIIQYMERHPKHRIIHINGDFHSREYLGTVERVLSRNRKLKVAVISPQYKGEKIPYQANKIADYLIVVSPNP
- the amrB gene encoding AmmeMemoRadiSam system protein B; its protein translation is MIRKAAHAGSFYPRFAQQIERQISGWIQGVQPSKGYEDTLGIIVPHAGYIYSGQCAALAYQDISQHNFDSFIILHPCHQGNHFDYSVSAFEEYETPLGNIMLDLQLYETLSGAARDKNLELRLHESEHSMEIQLPLIKHFFPNARICPVMFGRQTPEVAQRLAMSIYEILKNSQRRIGIIVSTDLSHYHNSEKAAKLDKLITKYIMSFDPDALWQSVISGRCEACGIGGIITLLDLAKRYEDAKSKLIQYTHSGKSSGDNLQVVGYLSAKIFR
- the amrA gene encoding AmmeMemoRadiSam system protein A — translated: MQLTDTQKHQLLRRARQAIVSRFDHSELEILQDLLFTEKRGVFVSLHAFGNLRGCIGYIKGYESIGDSVLEMARSAAFRDPRFPALTLNELGDIEIEISILSEMIPIDGAEEVVIGRDGLYLRHPRGSGLLLPQVPVECKWNISEFLQHICLKAGLPNGAWKDKGAALFRFTAEVFHEDKEFFD